In Silurus meridionalis isolate SWU-2019-XX chromosome 29, ASM1480568v1, whole genome shotgun sequence, one DNA window encodes the following:
- the LOC124381826 gene encoding uncharacterized protein LOC124381826: protein MKRPRQPQTGGPTADRHPYKDDCSLTEDRQCQEAIALMKHTADEAVVKEKMKLTLAHRQKLLHDPKESTDILSIFPRFLDIPGLIDQDFGLLFGDVTSAKLLEKWSTNIKPKVIAQSRGLTQTSELQDLIQNAEATEVEEGWDSDMSSILLLVH from the exons ATGAAGCGCCCACGGCAACCACAAACAG GTGGGCCAACTGCTGACAGACATCCCTACAAAGACGACTGCAGTTTGACTGAAGACCGTCAGTGTCAGGAAGCAATAGCCCTGATGAAGCATACAGCTGATGAGGCAGTGGTAAaggaaaagatgaagttaaCACTGGCCCATCGCCAGAAACTGCTGCACGACCCTAAAGAGTCAACTGATATTCTATCAATTTTCCCGCGATTCCTGGATATACCAGGCTTG ATTGATCAAGATTTTGGACTTCTGTTTGGTGATGTGACCTCTGCAAAGTTGTTGGAGAAGTGGTCTACCAACATAAAACCAAAGGTTATTGCACAGAGCCGTGGCCTCACACAGACTAGTGAGCTCCAAGACCTCATCCAAAATGCTGAAGCCACTGAAGTTGAAGAAG GGTGGGACAGCGACATGTCTTCCATTCTGTTGCTGGTTCAC